One genomic segment of bacterium includes these proteins:
- the rimO gene encoding 30S ribosomal protein S12 methylthiotransferase RimO gives MKVAFVSLGCPKNRVDTESLLSFLLTQGFSLSSEEEADAIVINTCAFIKPAVKEALREIRRARRKGKLLAVVGCLPQRWRDNLSRIDADVVLGLGKGWRLPEALIRAREGRKTVDVDEPDPLNTPPRVLLTTFPYAYLKIADGCDNRCNYCTIPYIRGGYKSRRMEGILAEAEELVRKGVKEIILVAQETTRYGLDIYGELTLPKLLAKLSNTDVKWIRVMYMHPSRITPQLLEMMAETNKVVKYFDIPFQHASPRILELMGREGSAERYLRLIEKIRQAIPYACFRSSFIVGFPTESEEDFQMLLEFLKEAKLDKVGFFPYYSERGTKSSLLPPLRGEIVKERLETAMELQRKIAKERNRLWIGREIEVLVEGINGKRLSGRSFREAPEIDGRVLLRAKDCRVGSFVSAKILNADSYNLYAEEVER, from the coding sequence GTGAAGGTTGCCTTCGTAAGTTTGGGTTGCCCCAAAAATAGGGTGGATACAGAGAGCCTTTTATCCTTCCTCCTAACGCAGGGCTTTTCTCTCTCCTCTGAAGAGGAAGCGGATGCGATAGTGATAAATACCTGCGCCTTCATAAAGCCGGCGGTGAAGGAGGCTCTAAGAGAGATAAGGAGGGCGAGAAGAAAGGGAAAACTTCTTGCTGTTGTCGGTTGTCTGCCTCAAAGGTGGAGAGATAATCTTTCCCGCATAGATGCGGATGTTGTCCTTGGACTGGGAAAGGGATGGAGGCTTCCGGAGGCGCTGATAAGGGCAAGGGAGGGGAGGAAAACCGTTGATGTTGATGAGCCCGACCCATTGAATACTCCTCCCCGCGTCCTTCTTACAACTTTTCCCTATGCTTATCTTAAGATAGCTGATGGGTGCGATAATCGGTGTAATTATTGCACCATTCCCTATATCAGGGGTGGGTATAAGAGCAGAAGAATGGAGGGTATTTTGGCTGAGGCTGAGGAATTGGTGAGGAAGGGGGTAAAGGAGATAATATTGGTGGCGCAGGAGACGACGAGATATGGATTGGATATTTATGGTGAGTTGACGCTTCCTAAACTTCTTGCTAAACTATCTAATACCGATGTTAAGTGGATACGAGTTATGTATATGCATCCCTCAAGGATTACTCCCCAGCTTCTGGAGATGATGGCGGAAACGAATAAAGTAGTTAAATACTTTGACATCCCTTTTCAGCATGCTTCTCCTCGCATATTGGAACTTATGGGAAGGGAAGGCTCGGCTGAAAGATATTTGAGGCTCATAGAGAAGATAAGGCAAGCCATACCCTATGCTTGCTTTCGTTCAAGCTTCATCGTTGGCTTTCCCACCGAGAGCGAGGAGGATTTCCAAATGCTTCTTGAATTTCTGAAGGAAGCCAAGCTTGATAAGGTTGGCTTTTTCCCCTATTATTCAGAGCGGGGAACGAAATCCTCCCTTCTTCCCCCTTTGAGGGGAGAGATAGTAAAGGAGAGGCTTGAAACCGCTATGGAGCTGCAAAGGAAAATAGCAAAGGAGAGAAACAGGCTTTGGATAGGGAGGGAAATAGAGGTGTTGGTTGAGGGGATAAATGGGAAGAGATTAAGCGGGCGTTCATTCAGGGAGGCGCCGGAGATTGATGGCAGGGTGCTATTAAGGGCTAAGGATTGCCGGGTGGGAAGCTTTGTTTCCGCGAAAATTCTCAATGCGGATAGCTATAATCTCTATGCAGAGGAGGTTGAAAGATGA
- a CDS encoding DNA translocase FtsK 4TM domain-containing protein, producing MKAKKRKNNKRNHKEKERKQLSPLTYDVIGISLIALGLVVLLALLFKEGGLLARACHYLSLLLGKGSFLFPLILFFIGISILIRLEKHKTKNTALGVSLLLLVILALLHLPHIADVWNSASKGDGGGFIGAFFSYIFFKSVGYYGSFIFLYALALIGILLVIGSPIREIVQRLKKKEEQPQLPPRPIKPAPLPPKPSEVVEEKKKEPSLGKLKLLSFLRKKDKEMEEEKEEIKPLDKSPWQLPPLDLLNKPKEPSERRLESEAKEHIAIITRTLADFKVQAEVVEISRGPTVTRYEVRLAPGIKVHKIVSLADNLAMELAAKSVRVEAPIPNKSAIGIEVPNKVVRTVFLRELLEKEEFWKNHTKIIFPLGLDVAGQPIYADLTAMPHLLVGGATGSGKSVFLSSFITSLLYKFSPDELRLIIVDPKRVELTLFDGIPHLVEPVVKEVADVIMVLQKALREMERRYDIFAEAGVRNIAGYNQRFPEKKLPYLVIVVDELADIMLTKQKAQVEAMICRLAQLARATGIHLVVATQRPSVDIITGLIKANFPSRIAFAVSTQIDSRVILDTGGAELLIGSGDMLFAPLDSPKPTRIQAPFINEREMEKVAGFWRKQGEPTPLAEWTKPVELGEMWAEEMSDDELFEQAVRLVATLGQASTSMLQRKMRIGYNRAARLMELMEERGIVGPQEGVKPREVLVTPEEVEEMFSSREEE from the coding sequence ATGAAGGCAAAGAAGAGGAAGAATAACAAAAGGAATCACAAGGAGAAAGAGAGAAAACAATTAAGTCCCCTAACATATGATGTCATAGGGATCTCGCTTATCGCATTAGGATTGGTCGTGCTCCTCGCCCTTCTCTTCAAGGAAGGAGGATTGCTGGCAAGAGCCTGCCATTATCTCTCCCTTCTTTTAGGGAAGGGTTCCTTCCTCTTCCCCTTAATCCTCTTCTTTATAGGAATATCAATCCTCATCCGATTAGAGAAACACAAAACGAAGAACACCGCTCTTGGTGTTTCCCTCCTTCTCCTCGTCATACTCGCTCTCCTCCACCTACCCCATATAGCCGATGTTTGGAACTCAGCAAGCAAAGGCGATGGTGGTGGATTCATCGGGGCTTTCTTCTCCTATATCTTCTTTAAATCAGTCGGCTACTATGGTTCGTTTATTTTTCTTTACGCCCTTGCTCTCATAGGCATCCTTCTCGTCATTGGCTCTCCCATAAGAGAAATAGTCCAGAGACTAAAAAAGAAGGAGGAGCAGCCCCAGCTCCCACCTCGTCCCATCAAGCCAGCTCCTCTCCCTCCCAAGCCCTCCGAGGTGGTGGAGGAGAAGAAAAAGGAGCCCTCCTTGGGAAAGCTGAAGCTTCTCTCCTTCCTGAGGAAGAAAGATAAGGAAATGGAGGAGGAGAAAGAAGAGATAAAGCCTCTGGATAAATCTCCTTGGCAGCTTCCACCCCTTGACCTCTTGAATAAACCAAAGGAGCCCTCCGAGAGACGTCTTGAGAGCGAGGCAAAGGAACACATCGCCATAATAACCCGCACATTGGCTGATTTCAAGGTTCAAGCGGAAGTAGTGGAGATATCAAGAGGTCCCACGGTAACTCGCTATGAGGTCCGACTGGCACCGGGAATAAAAGTGCATAAAATAGTCAGCCTTGCCGATAATTTGGCGATGGAGTTAGCGGCAAAATCAGTTAGGGTGGAAGCGCCCATCCCCAACAAATCCGCAATTGGAATAGAGGTCCCTAACAAGGTGGTAAGAACGGTTTTCCTTAGAGAGCTTTTGGAAAAGGAAGAGTTCTGGAAAAACCACACGAAGATTATCTTCCCCTTGGGATTGGATGTCGCTGGGCAACCCATTTATGCCGACCTTACCGCAATGCCCCACCTCCTCGTTGGGGGAGCTACTGGCTCAGGGAAGAGCGTTTTTCTTTCTTCCTTTATAACTTCCCTTCTATACAAGTTCAGCCCGGATGAACTCAGATTGATAATAGTTGACCCAAAGAGGGTTGAATTGACTTTGTTTGATGGGATACCTCATCTTGTGGAGCCTGTGGTGAAGGAAGTGGCGGATGTTATAATGGTTTTGCAGAAGGCTTTGCGGGAGATGGAAAGGAGATATGATATATTTGCTGAGGCTGGGGTGAGGAATATAGCAGGTTATAATCAGCGTTTCCCCGAGAAAAAGCTCCCCTATCTCGTCATAGTGGTTGATGAGCTTGCGGATATAATGTTGACGAAGCAGAAGGCTCAAGTTGAGGCGATGATTTGTCGCTTAGCCCAGCTGGCAAGGGCAACGGGAATCCATCTTGTAGTCGCCACCCAGCGTCCCTCCGTTGATATCATAACGGGCTTGATAAAGGCTAACTTCCCCTCCCGTATAGCCTTCGCCGTCTCAACTCAAATAGATTCAAGGGTAATTTTGGATACGGGAGGAGCGGAACTGCTTATAGGTAGTGGAGATATGCTCTTCGCTCCCTTGGATTCCCCTAAACCAACCAGGATACAGGCTCCCTTCATCAACGAGAGGGAGATGGAAAAAGTTGCGGGTTTCTGGCGCAAGCAAGGCGAGCCCACACCACTTGCGGAATGGACCAAGCCCGTGGAGCTGGGCGAGATGTGGGCGGAAGAGATGAGCGATGACGAACTGTTTGAGCAAGCGGTTAGGCTCGTCGCCACGCTCGGACAAGCATCAACTTCTATGTTGCAGAGGAAAATGAGGATAGGATACAATCGGGCAGCACGCCTAATGGAGCTTATGGAGGAGAGGGGAATCGTTGGACCGCAGGAAGGGGTGAAGCCGAGGGAGGTCCTTGTTACTCCCGAAGAAGTAGAGGAGATGTTCTCTTCAAGGGAAGAAGAATAG
- a CDS encoding NUDIX hydrolase: MEEKVLERKIIFEGRLLKFRVDKVELSNGVISTREVVEHRGAVAILPILPDGNIIFVRQFRLPAGKILLEIPAGTLSPNEEPLECAKRELQEETGYIAGKWRRLISLYLAPGYSTECIHIFLAEDLRAGARKPDEDEEIKVCQLSLKEALEMVKKGEVEDAKTVSALLFYNTFIKEG, from the coding sequence ATGGAGGAGAAGGTTTTAGAGAGGAAGATAATCTTTGAGGGGAGGCTTTTGAAATTTAGGGTTGATAAGGTGGAGCTCTCTAACGGCGTTATATCAACGAGGGAAGTAGTAGAGCATAGGGGAGCGGTGGCAATACTGCCCATCTTGCCTGATGGAAACATCATTTTCGTTCGTCAATTTCGCCTCCCTGCGGGGAAGATTCTCCTTGAGATTCCCGCAGGAACCCTCTCTCCAAATGAGGAACCGCTTGAATGTGCTAAGAGGGAATTGCAAGAGGAAACAGGCTACATTGCGGGGAAATGGAGGAGGCTGATTTCCCTCTATCTTGCTCCCGGCTACTCAACAGAGTGCATTCATATATTTCTCGCCGAGGATTTGAGGGCGGGAGCAAGAAAGCCCGATGAGGATGAGGAGATAAAAGTTTGCCAGTTATCTCTAAAAGAGGCATTGGAGATGGTGAAAAAGGGAGAAGTAGAGGACGCTAAAACTGTTAGCGCTCTTTTGTTCTACAATACATTCATCAAGGAGGGATGA
- a CDS encoding metallophosphoesterase produces MKKIVFLFLFFFVSSFGFADRKIEGIVFFDVNNNEVLDEGEKGLAKVPVSDGRQIILTDQRGHYLIQSSEDEPIIFVSFPSGYFTYKFWRKVKLSDDSQNINFPLHKVNEKTPLFIIQVTDIHSTFSEVCYRDVGKFVQEANELRPEFVVATGDLVMDANPLQTEEDVIKYYQLYLKLMRNLKPPLFNLPGNHEHPLSIPPTSRLYDRGAFKEFLGPVYYSFNYSGWHFVMLEATTNKKSGFDDEQLNWLEKDLSLAKDKPTIIFTHQPPFECDKFLRFLAIINQNPQVKVVFSGHEHSNVQLPLGRILNILTGALSGSWWGDEKPNLDGTPRGYRLILADKGEVLSCYKWVGEKHSVDVANLIRESVLKGKSSLTIKVFDPSDNIKGIAIRVDNKPPLIFLQPSAKNIFWKTYDVLLDTTKIPDGNHTLTFYAVSRVKEDGKRLWKVEYPVKVENQ; encoded by the coding sequence ATGAAAAAAATTGTTTTTCTCTTTTTATTCTTCTTTGTTTCTTCCTTTGGATTTGCAGATAGAAAAATAGAGGGTATAGTTTTCTTTGATGTCAATAACAACGAGGTTTTGGATGAAGGAGAAAAAGGATTAGCAAAAGTCCCGGTTAGCGATGGTAGACAAATCATCTTAACTGACCAAAGAGGACATTATTTGATTCAATCCAGTGAAGATGAGCCGATAATCTTCGTATCTTTCCCATCAGGTTATTTCACTTATAAATTCTGGCGAAAAGTCAAGCTCTCAGATGATTCCCAAAATATCAATTTTCCCCTTCATAAAGTAAACGAAAAAACGCCCCTTTTCATTATTCAAGTGACTGATATACATTCCACTTTTTCCGAGGTTTGCTATAGGGATGTTGGGAAATTCGTTCAGGAAGCTAATGAATTGAGACCGGAGTTTGTTGTTGCCACTGGAGACCTGGTTATGGATGCCAATCCCTTGCAAACCGAAGAAGATGTCATTAAATACTATCAGCTTTATCTAAAATTGATGAGGAATCTTAAGCCTCCTCTCTTCAATTTGCCGGGAAATCACGAACATCCTTTGAGCATTCCACCAACATCCCGTCTTTACGATAGGGGAGCTTTTAAAGAATTTTTGGGACCAGTTTATTATTCCTTCAATTATTCTGGTTGGCATTTCGTTATGCTTGAAGCCACAACTAATAAGAAATCTGGATTTGATGATGAGCAATTGAATTGGTTGGAGAAGGATTTATCCCTAGCTAAGGATAAGCCAACCATAATCTTCACTCATCAGCCACCCTTTGAATGTGATAAATTCCTTCGCTTTTTGGCGATTATTAATCAAAATCCCCAAGTCAAGGTGGTCTTTTCCGGGCACGAGCATTCAAATGTCCAACTTCCTTTGGGAAGGATATTGAATATCCTCACCGGAGCACTTTCGGGCTCTTGGTGGGGAGATGAAAAGCCCAATCTTGATGGCACTCCCCGTGGCTACCGTTTAATCCTCGCGGACAAAGGCGAGGTCCTATCCTGTTATAAATGGGTTGGGGAGAAACATTCCGTAGATGTGGCAAATCTGATAAGGGAATCGGTTCTAAAGGGGAAAAGTTCATTAACTATAAAGGTATTTGACCCCTCTGATAACATAAAGGGGATAGCGATAAGGGTGGATAACAAGCCGCCCTTGATATTCCTTCAGCCCTCAGCAAAGAATATCTTCTGGAAGACATACGATGTTTTGCTTGATACAACCAAAATTCCCGATGGAAATCATACCCTTACCTTTTATGCAGTTTCAAGGGTTAAAGAGGACGGAAAGAGATTGTGGAAGGTGGAATACCCCGTGAAGGTGGAGAATCAGTGA
- the dnaA gene encoding chromosomal replication initiator protein DnaA — protein sequence MGAKDQLNLDFGDKFNLLPDKDKWEIISQYLIAQDPDSSRDLWLSQLKPVTLGIDRFIFTVSARFAKEWIEKHYLSLLEETASKFTGHQVKIEIHVVPPQKRERKKTAKKRKPPFGLSLNENYTFENFVVGQSNRLAYAAAKDVSERPGRKTYNPLFIHGGVGLGKTHLIQAVGNALLESSEMEVVYVPAEYFTFEYVEAIKNGRMSAFREKYRNIDVWLVDDIQFIADKERTTEEFFHTFNTLYETGKQIIICSDRPPEELAPLHPRILSRLKHGPVMGISPPDLELRLAILQKKAEQENFNISPEILLYVAREIKTNIRDLEGALAKLMAWTSINGTQLTLPLAEELLVDYIGRKQINLTIEDVVKAVCRHFNISQRLIRGKRKDKKVAQPRQICMYLCRELTSAPITEIARALGRTHPAVISGYNKIKEELQRDKELAKLVQDITSKLLPSKES from the coding sequence ATGGGGGCTAAAGACCAGTTAAATTTGGATTTTGGAGATAAGTTCAATCTTCTGCCCGATAAGGATAAATGGGAGATAATCTCCCAGTACCTTATCGCGCAAGACCCCGATTCATCACGGGACCTTTGGCTCAGCCAGCTGAAGCCCGTGACCCTTGGCATTGATAGGTTCATCTTCACTGTGTCCGCTCGCTTCGCCAAGGAATGGATTGAGAAGCATTATCTCTCCCTTCTTGAGGAAACAGCCTCCAAATTCACTGGGCACCAAGTGAAAATAGAAATCCATGTCGTGCCTCCTCAAAAGAGAGAGAGGAAAAAGACAGCAAAGAAACGCAAACCTCCCTTCGGTCTCTCCCTCAACGAGAACTATACATTTGAGAACTTCGTTGTCGGTCAATCAAACAGGTTAGCCTATGCGGCGGCGAAGGATGTATCAGAGAGACCAGGGAGGAAAACCTACAATCCCCTCTTCATCCACGGAGGAGTCGGGCTCGGTAAGACCCATCTTATCCAAGCAGTCGGCAATGCCCTCCTTGAATCCTCCGAAATGGAGGTAGTCTATGTTCCCGCCGAATACTTCACATTTGAATATGTTGAGGCAATCAAGAACGGGAGGATGTCTGCCTTCAGGGAGAAATACAGGAACATAGATGTTTGGCTCGTTGACGACATCCAGTTCATCGCGGATAAGGAGAGAACGACAGAGGAATTCTTCCATACCTTCAACACCCTTTATGAAACGGGCAAGCAGATAATCATCTGCTCGGATAGACCGCCGGAAGAGCTCGCCCCACTCCATCCCCGTATACTCTCCCGCTTAAAACACGGACCCGTTATGGGCATATCACCTCCCGACCTTGAACTGAGGCTCGCCATTCTTCAGAAGAAAGCAGAGCAGGAAAACTTCAACATATCTCCCGAGATATTGCTTTATGTAGCGAGGGAGATAAAGACGAATATCAGGGATTTAGAGGGTGCCCTTGCCAAGCTTATGGCGTGGACATCAATTAATGGCACCCAGCTAACACTGCCCTTGGCAGAGGAGCTCCTCGTTGATTACATCGGCAGAAAACAGATAAATTTGACAATAGAGGATGTCGTGAAAGCTGTATGCAGGCATTTCAATATATCTCAGCGACTTATCAGGGGGAAAAGAAAGGACAAAAAGGTAGCGCAACCTCGCCAGATATGCATGTACCTTTGCCGGGAGCTCACTTCCGCACCCATAACCGAAATAGCAAGGGCGCTTGGCAGAACCCATCCCGCCGTGATAAGCGGGTATAATAAGATCAAGGAAGAATTGCAAAGGGATAAAGAGTTGGCGAAGTTGGTTCAAGATATCACGAGCAAGCTCCTTCCCAGCAAAGAATCATAA
- a CDS encoding sugar kinase: MPKIVSLGEILVEIMRKDIGVPLGTPADFVGPFPSGAPAIFADAAARLGGDVGFIGAVGDDPFGHLCYQRLKLDGVDTSHLKIIPYKSTACAFVAYFQDGSRDFIFHIPNTAADSISTEDILEDYLSQTEIIHICGSSLSVSEKMRNACIKSAKIVKEKGGKVFFDPNIRPQLLSIEEIREIVKPIMEICDVLLPSGEEVSMLTGIQEPFSACESLADKMLVILKQGEYGCIAFTPEGRIHSPAIKVDVVDPTGAGDCFAGALAVGMIEGMELPKLLRFANIVAGLSITKKGPMEGAPTREMVSELLGYF; encoded by the coding sequence ATGCCCAAAATAGTATCCTTAGGCGAAATCTTGGTTGAAATTATGAGGAAGGATATCGGCGTGCCCTTGGGCACTCCCGCCGATTTCGTCGGTCCTTTCCCCTCGGGTGCTCCCGCTATCTTCGCCGATGCCGCCGCTCGCCTCGGCGGAGATGTCGGCTTCATAGGAGCGGTGGGCGATGACCCATTCGGGCATCTCTGCTACCAACGCCTCAAACTGGACGGCGTTGATACCTCCCACCTCAAGATAATCCCATATAAATCCACCGCCTGCGCCTTCGTAGCTTATTTTCAAGACGGCTCCCGCGATTTCATCTTCCACATCCCAAACACCGCTGCGGATTCCATATCTACCGAAGACATATTAGAGGATTACCTCTCGCAAACTGAAATCATCCACATCTGCGGCTCATCCCTTTCCGTAAGCGAGAAAATGCGAAATGCCTGCATTAAATCAGCAAAAATAGTTAAAGAGAAAGGAGGGAAGGTCTTCTTTGACCCAAATATTCGCCCCCAGCTCCTATCCATTGAGGAGATAAGGGAGATAGTCAAGCCCATAATGGAGATTTGCGATGTGCTTCTTCCCTCGGGTGAAGAGGTCTCTATGCTTACGGGAATTCAAGAGCCGTTCTCAGCTTGCGAATCCCTCGCAGATAAAATGCTCGTGATTTTGAAGCAAGGAGAGTATGGCTGTATCGCCTTTACACCGGAGGGGAGAATTCATAGCCCCGCGATAAAGGTAGATGTTGTTGACCCCACGGGAGCGGGAGATTGCTTCGCTGGCGCCTTAGCGGTTGGGATGATTGAGGGGATGGAGCTTCCCAAGCTCTTACGTTTCGCCAACATCGTCGCGGGTCTCTCCATAACAAAGAAGGGACCTATGGAAGGAGCACCAACAAGGGAAATGGTTTCAGAGCTTCTGGGATATTTTTGA
- a CDS encoding DDE-type integrase/transposase/recombinase: protein MWLSPFPLGCVQTDNGSEFAGEFEDFLRNKGIIHFYTHPKRPQESGYVE, encoded by the coding sequence ATTTGGTTATCCCCCTTCCCTCTGGGGTGTGTTCAAACGGATAACGGGAGTGAGTTCGCGGGAGAATTTGAAGATTTTCTCAGGAATAAGGGTATTATCCATTTCTACACTCATCCAAAGAGACCGCAAGAGAGCGGCTATGTAGAGTGA
- a CDS encoding AtpZ/AtpI family protein, with protein MTMVISTVGGYFFGYWLDKKLGTSPYLSLVGLFLGISAGFYQLYKIAKRVE; from the coding sequence ATGACAATGGTGATTTCAACTGTTGGTGGGTATTTCTTTGGTTATTGGCTTGATAAAAAGCTTGGCACTTCTCCCTATCTCTCACTCGTCGGGCTTTTCCTCGGAATATCCGCAGGCTTCTATCAGCTTTATAAAATAGCTAAAAGGGTGGAATGA
- the atpB gene encoding F0F1 ATP synthase subunit A, translating into MEREHSLVFALLSRYFHLPQWADTAIMAGIAIFLILIVVLLATRRLSLFSPSRLQAGLELGVSAVENFVKENLRKEEAEFFAPFLASLFIYILILNLLSVIPGFIPPTMDLNTTIALAITSFVAVQYSGVRRMGFVGYLKHISEWELFSHIPFYFIPLALLGALFFMIIHLIGEFAKPFSLAIRLFANMYGEETMVLTFVILSPILFRFIALPLHFPFVLFHMFIGFLQAYIFTVLTTIYISIATTEE; encoded by the coding sequence ATGGAAAGAGAACATTCGCTCGTCTTCGCTCTTTTAAGCAGATATTTTCATCTGCCCCAATGGGCAGACACGGCGATTATGGCGGGCATCGCTATTTTCCTCATACTTATTGTCGTCCTCCTTGCCACTCGTCGCCTTTCCCTTTTCTCCCCTTCTCGCTTGCAGGCTGGCTTAGAACTCGGCGTCTCCGCTGTGGAGAACTTCGTAAAAGAAAATTTGAGAAAAGAAGAGGCAGAATTTTTTGCTCCATTTCTTGCCTCCCTCTTCATCTATATCCTCATTCTCAATCTCTTGAGCGTAATACCGGGCTTTATCCCACCCACAATGGATTTGAATACAACAATTGCGCTGGCGATAACCTCTTTCGTAGCTGTTCAGTATAGCGGAGTGCGAAGAATGGGATTTGTAGGTTATCTTAAGCACATATCTGAATGGGAGCTCTTCTCCCACATCCCTTTCTACTTCATCCCCCTTGCTCTACTTGGTGCTCTCTTCTTTATGATAATCCATCTCATAGGGGAGTTCGCGAAGCCCTTCTCCCTGGCAATCCGACTTTTCGCCAATATGTATGGGGAAGAGACGATGGTTTTGACATTCGTGATCCTATCGCCTATCCTCTTCCGCTTCATTGCCCTTCCTCTCCATTTCCCCTTCGTCCTTTTCCATATGTTTATCGGCTTCCTTCAAGCTTATATTTTCACGGTTTTAACCACGATTTATATATCAATTGCAACAACAGAAGAGTAA
- the atpE gene encoding ATP synthase F0 subunit C: protein MDYFTVVALGAAFALPLAVLSAAYAQGKAIEKALEAIARQPEAAGPIRTTLIIGLALIESLVLYVLVMAMAFIAPKMPTFQQMLEYIKR from the coding sequence ATGGATTATTTCACCGTGGTAGCTTTAGGAGCAGCCTTTGCCCTTCCGCTTGCTGTTTTATCAGCAGCTTACGCTCAAGGGAAAGCAATAGAAAAAGCCCTTGAGGCGATAGCTCGCCAACCAGAGGCGGCGGGTCCGATAAGGACGACTCTTATAATAGGTCTCGCCCTCATTGAGTCGCTCGTTCTCTATGTTTTGGTTATGGCTATGGCTTTCATCGCTCCCAAAATGCCGACTTTCCAGCAGATGTTGGAATACATCAAAAGATAA
- the atpF gene encoding F0F1 ATP synthase subunit B → METLGLNIHNIIVQIFGFIVVFLVLRKFLFAPLRQVAEARRREIASQLSTLEREKREVEELKRDLEARLQVIYEERQEILQKERENARQIAQEILESARAEAQRIREKARRDMELEREKMLIGMREMIADLVITAMERALRSTLDEVKQRELISKLLEEIENEDSKEIRRSIS, encoded by the coding sequence ATGGAAACTCTTGGGCTGAATATTCACAATATAATCGTTCAAATATTCGGCTTTATCGTCGTGTTTCTCGTCTTGCGAAAGTTCCTTTTCGCTCCCCTTCGTCAAGTAGCGGAGGCTAGAAGAAGGGAAATAGCAAGCCAGTTATCTACCTTGGAGAGGGAGAAAAGGGAAGTGGAAGAGCTGAAAAGGGATTTGGAAGCTCGTCTACAGGTTATATATGAGGAAAGACAAGAAATACTACAAAAGGAAAGGGAGAATGCAAGGCAAATCGCACAGGAGATACTGGAATCCGCGAGGGCGGAGGCGCAGAGGATAAGGGAAAAAGCAAGGCGGGATATGGAATTGGAAAGAGAGAAAATGTTGATAGGCATGAGGGAAATGATAGCCGATTTGGTAATAACGGCGATGGAAAGGGCGCTCCGTTCCACTTTGGATGAGGTAAAGCAAAGGGAATTGATTTCAAAGCTCCTGGAGGAAATAGAGAATGAGGATAGCAAGGAGATACGCAGAAGCATTTCTTGA
- the atpH gene encoding ATP synthase F1 subunit delta has protein sequence MRIARRYAEAFLETASEEDLANLLDAVERLKKGKTLFYLSLPSFGIQQKEEFLLSFLPSLSENTRRFLFLLLSKRRISLLPEIGEELIRLKREKEGIALALVRSPIPLLSEERELLRKILENKFAKRIILEEEIDPSLIGGFTVEVEGNMIDASLKGFLIRLREKIISRGESRWA, from the coding sequence ATGAGGATAGCAAGGAGATACGCAGAAGCATTTCTTGAGACCGCCTCGGAAGAGGACTTGGCGAATTTACTTGATGCGGTAGAGAGGCTGAAGAAGGGGAAGACCCTCTTCTACCTCTCACTTCCTTCCTTCGGCATTCAGCAGAAGGAGGAATTCCTTTTGAGCTTCCTACCTTCCCTCAGCGAAAATACAAGACGCTTCCTTTTTCTTCTCTTGAGCAAGAGGAGGATTTCCCTTCTCCCCGAGATTGGGGAAGAACTTATAAGGCTCAAGAGGGAAAAAGAGGGAATAGCCCTGGCGCTCGTTCGCTCCCCCATACCTTTACTTTCCGAGGAAAGGGAACTTCTTCGAAAGATTTTGGAGAATAAATTCGCCAAGAGGATAATCTTGGAAGAAGAGATAGACCCTTCCTTAATAGGCGGATTCACAGTAGAAGTAGAGGGAAATATGATAGATGCGAGTTTAAAGGGTTTCCTTATCAGGCTGAGGGAAAAGATTATCTCAAGGGGTGAAAGCAGATGGGCATAA